The Polyangium mundeleinium genome contains the following window.
TTCATCCCGGCGAAGCCCGTGCTGCGGGGGTCGGCGCCGAGGGCGCGGGAGAGGTCACGCACGACGTCGAGCGTGTTTTTTCCCGTCTTGCGCAGGGTGACGTAGAGGTGCTCGCCCTTGCCGCTCGGCGCGTACGCGGGGATCTCCTCGACGACGAAGTCCTCGGGGCTCGTACGGATCTTGGCGATCGGGAGGGGCGCCTGCATGGGCGGCAGAGGTTGACCGAAAACCGAGGCCCGTCCAAGCGGCCACGGCGCATTTGCCCTCGCCGGAAGCTTTCGGTATGAGTCGAAGAGGCGGCTCGCTCGTCCTTCATGGCGCCATGAAGCCCATCGTCTCTTTCCGCTCTCCTCAAGCTTTGGGCCTCGCGGCCGTCGCGCTCCTCGCGGCGACCTTGCCGGCACCTTCGGAGGCGGAGGCCAAGGGCAAGAAGTGCCCCGAGGGCATGGTGAGCGTCGCCGGCAAGTACTGCATCGACACGTACGAGGCGCACGTCGTCGAGATCGTCGGCAAAAACAAGACGAAGGCGCACTCGCCGTACCAGTCTGTCGCGGGCCTGCGCATGAAGGCCGTGAGCAAGAAGGGCAAGGCCCCGCAGGCGTACATCAGCCGCAATGAGGCCGAGGAGGCGTGCAAGAACGCGGGCAAACGCCTCTGCGCGGACGACGAGTGGATCGGCGCCTGCAAGGGCAAGAAGCCCACGACGTTCCCGTACGGCAACGATCACGTCTCCGGCGTCTGCAACGACGGCGGTTTTTCCTCGTTCAACGCGCTTTACGGCGTCGCCGGCGGCCCGCCGCCGCAGGAGGCGTACACGTTCGCGAACATGAACGACGAGCGCCTCAACCAGATGAAGGGGACGCTCGCGAAGAGCGGCGCGCACAAGAAGTGCCGGTCGAGCTACGGCGCCTTCGACATGGTCGGCAACCTGCACGAGTGGACCGCCTCGAAGACGGGCACGTTCCGCGGCGGCTACTACCTCGACACGCACCAGAACGGCGACGGCTGCGACTACAAGACGACCGCGCACAACGCGCGCTACCACGACTACTCGACCGGCTTCCGCTGCTGCCAGTAGCAGGCTGCCGATAAGCTTGCTGCGCGCCCTGGATCGTCGGCGCGTCGTCCTCGGAATCCTGGAGGATTCCTGCGTCCTCCTCCCTAGCTCCAGGGCGCTCGCGGCGCTTCTCGACAGCCTGCTGGGACTCAGAGCTCGTGCGGCATCAGGTCCCGGGGGCTGCGCCAGTACTGCAGCGGCGAGTACGCCAGCATGTTCGACACGCGTGACGTGTAGATGCAGGCGAACTCCTCGACCTGATCGCCGAAGCTGCTCGGCTCGATCGACTCTTTCAACAACGATCCCCAGTAGGGGTGGAAGCGTTGATCGATCTCGCGCTCGAGCTTCGTCGCCTCCGCGTCCACCGCGCGCAGCATGCCGCGGATCCGCTCCACGGCGCGCTTTGCCCGGCCTCGCTCGGCCTCGTACGAGATGCCGCTCCCGCTCCCGCTCCCGGTTCCGTGCCCGTTCTTCGCCGCCTGCGCCGCGTCCTCGATCTTGCGCGTCAGGTCCTTGTACCGCTGCTGGTAGTACCGGAGCTGATCTTCGAGCTCGTCCCTTCGTTGTTCGAGCTCCGCGCTCTTCTGGTGCTCCTCGCGGCACATCTCGTGCGCGATCACCTCGGCTTCCATCTCCTGGATGATCATCGCCGTGCGCCAGGCCGACTCTTTCTTCGACCTCAAAATATCGCCGTAGATGTGATCACCGACGTAAAGGATCCGGTCGCCGCCGATGCCGAGGGCGGCTTCGAGATCGTGCAGGTTGCCGCCCTCGTAGATCACGCCTCGTTCGAGCGGGTACGTCGCGGGGCGCAGGTTCTCTCCGTCCCGCTCGAGCAGCGGCCTGCGCTCCTGGAAGAACGCCGGCTTCTGCGCCGCCACGATGATCAGATCGAAGTAGTGGCGGAAGCTCGGGTACTCCGGCATCGCGTCGCCGAGCAGGTACGTCATCATCCGCTCGGTGTACGGCCAGCGCGAGTTCGTCAGCAGAAACAGCCGTTTGCCCGCCGAGCGTAGCTTGTGCAGCGTCGGCGCGAGCAAGGGGTCGCGCTCGATGAACCGCGGCAGATCGCTGAGCACCACGTCCAGGATGGATCCGTCGCGGTGCGCCTCGTCGATGCACTCGCGGATGTCCGTGAACAAGGTCGCGTAGTCGAGCTCGATCCGTCGCGCTTCGAACGCCTCGACGATCCCCGTGTAGAGCGCGACCTCGCTCAGCGCGTAGAGCGTGTCGATGAAGTGGTAGCGGCCGGTGTTCGGCTTGACGCGCTTCTGGTGGTAGAGCGAGCGCAGCTCCTCTTTCGTGAGCTCGCGCAGGCCGTGGTAGCCTTTGTGGACCACCTTGAAGCGGTCCATCTTGAGGACGTTCCCGGCCTTCTTGTCGATCAAGAGCCCGCGGATCGGGAAGTCGATGGGCCAGGTGATCCCGCGGAGGATGTCCTCGTCGTAGCCGCGCTTGGCGAGCTTGGGGATCACGGCGTCGATGGACAGTTTGTCCATCTCGACCTGGTTGTAGATCGCCAGGGTGTAGTCCATGTCGAACCCCACCCAGTCGATCCCCGCCATCTTCAGATTGCGGTTCACGAACACCCGCCGCGTGCGCGGGATTCGCGCCGGCGCGGTCGGGGTGAGATGCCC
Protein-coding sequences here:
- a CDS encoding SUMF1/EgtB/PvdO family nonheme iron enzyme; this translates as MKPIVSFRSPQALGLAAVALLAATLPAPSEAEAKGKKCPEGMVSVAGKYCIDTYEAHVVEIVGKNKTKAHSPYQSVAGLRMKAVSKKGKAPQAYISRNEAEEACKNAGKRLCADDEWIGACKGKKPTTFPYGNDHVSGVCNDGGFSSFNALYGVAGGPPPQEAYTFANMNDERLNQMKGTLAKSGAHKKCRSSYGAFDMVGNLHEWTASKTGTFRGGYYLDTHQNGDGCDYKTTAHNARYHDYSTGFRCCQ
- a CDS encoding HAD-IG family 5'-nucleotidase, whose translation is MAFEQLSLPFEGHLTPTAPARIPRTRRVFVNRNLKMAGIDWVGFDMDYTLAIYNQVEMDKLSIDAVIPKLAKRGYDEDILRGITWPIDFPIRGLLIDKKAGNVLKMDRFKVVHKGYHGLRELTKEELRSLYHQKRVKPNTGRYHFIDTLYALSEVALYTGIVEAFEARRIELDYATLFTDIRECIDEAHRDGSILDVVLSDLPRFIERDPLLAPTLHKLRSAGKRLFLLTNSRWPYTERMMTYLLGDAMPEYPSFRHYFDLIIVAAQKPAFFQERRPLLERDGENLRPATYPLERGVIYEGGNLHDLEAALGIGGDRILYVGDHIYGDILRSKKESAWRTAMIIQEMEAEVIAHEMCREEHQKSAELEQRRDELEDQLRYYQQRYKDLTRKIEDAAQAAKNGHGTGSGSGSGISYEAERGRAKRAVERIRGMLRAVDAEATKLEREIDQRFHPYWGSLLKESIEPSSFGDQVEEFACIYTSRVSNMLAYSPLQYWRSPRDLMPHEL